In the Loxodonta africana isolate mLoxAfr1 chromosome 1, mLoxAfr1.hap2, whole genome shotgun sequence genome, one interval contains:
- the LOC100674281 gene encoding LOW QUALITY PROTEIN: trace amine-associated receptor 9-like (The sequence of the model RefSeq protein was modified relative to this genomic sequence to represent the inferred CDS: inserted 1 base in 1 codon) — protein MIHNFSQTEGVELCYENVNGSCIKTPYSPGARAILYAVLGFGAVLAVFGNLLVIIAILHFKQLHTPTNFLIVSLACADFLVGVTVMPFSTVRSVESCWYFGESYCKFHTCFDTSFCFASLFHLCCISIDRYIAVTYPLTYPTKFTVSVSGMCIVLSWFFSVMYSFXFYTGTNEEGIEELVVALTCVGGCQAPLNQNWVLLCFLLFFIPTVAMMFIYVAKHQARKIESTSSQGQFSSESYKERVAKRERKAAKTLGIVMAGFLVSWLPYIIDAVIDAYVNFVTPPYVYEILVWCVYYNSAMNPLIYAFFYPWFRKAIKLIVSGKVLRSDSSTINLFTKEADVD, from the exons ATGATCCATAATTTCTCACAGACTGAAGGTGTGGAGCTCTGCTATGAGAATGTGAATGGATCCTGCATCAAAACCCCTTACTCACCTGGAGCTCGGGCAATTCTGTATGCAGTGCTAGGCTTTGGGGCTGTGCTGGCAGTGTTTGGAAACTTACTGGTCATTATTGCTATACTCCATTTCAAGCAGCTGCACACGCCTACCAACTTTCTGATTGTGTCCCTGGCCTGCGCTGACTTCTTGGTGGGAGTGACTGTCATGCCCTTCAGCACAGTGAGGTCTGTAGAGAGCTGCTGGTACTTTGGGGAGAGTTACTGTAAATTTCATACTTGCTTTGATACCTCTTTTTGCTTTgcatctttatttcatttatgctGTATCTCTATTGATAGGTATATCGCTGTTACCTATCCTCTAACCTATCCAACCAAGTTTACTGTATCGGTTTCAGGAATGTGTATTGTTCTCTCTTGGTTCTTTTCTGTAATgtatagtt tcttttacaCTGGGACCAATGAAGAAGGCATAGAGGAATTAGTAGTGGCTCTCACCTGTGTAGGAGGTTGTCAGGCTCCATTGAATCAAAATTGGGTTCTgctttgtttccttctgttctttatCCCTACTGTTGCCATGATGTTTATATATGTGGCGAAACATCAGGCTAGGAAGATAGAAAGTACATCCAGCCAAGGTCAGTTCTCCTCAGAGAGCTACAAGGAAAGAgtagcaaaaagagaaagaaaggctgcTAAAACATTGGGCATTGTTATGGCAGGGTTTCTTGTCTCTTGGCTACCATACATTATTGATGCAGTGATTGATGCTTATGTGAATTTCGTAACTCCTCCTTATGTTTATGAGATTTTGGTGTGGTGTGTTTACTATAACTCAGCTATGAACCCCTTGATATATGCCTTCTTTTACCCGTGGTTTAGGAAGGCAATCAAACTTATCGTAAGTGGCAAAGTATTAAGGAGTGACTCATCAACAATTAATTTGTTTACTAAGGAAGCAGATGTAGATTGA